A stretch of the Lactuca sativa cultivar Salinas chromosome 9, Lsat_Salinas_v11, whole genome shotgun sequence genome encodes the following:
- the LOC111882751 gene encoding pyruvate decarboxylase 1, with amino-acid sequence MDTKIGNVDVVTTPNGNVGCPPKIGGASCVQSSSVPFNSTEATLGRHLARRLVQIGISDVFSVPGDFNLTLLDHLIAEPGLNLVGCCNELNAGYAADGYARSRGVGACVVTFTVGGLSVLNAIAGAYSENLPIICIVGGPNSNDYGTNRILHHTIGSPDFSQELRCFQTVTCYQAVVNNLEDAHELIDTAISTALKESKPVYISVGCNLPAIPHPTFSREPVPFSLSRKMSNKMGLEAAVEAASMFLNKAVKPVMVGGPKLRVANACQAFVEMADASGYALAVTPSGKGLVPEHHPHFIGTYWGAVSTAFCAEIVESADAYVFAGPIFNDYSSVGYSLLLKKEKALIIQPDRVTIGNGPTFGCILMKDFLQALSKKLKKNTTAYENYHRIFIPEGHPLQCAPKEPLRVNVLFEHIQKMLSSDTAVIAETGDSWFNCQKLKLPQGCGYEFQMQYGSIGWSVGATLGYAQAATDKRVIACIGDGSFQVTAQDVSTMLRCGQKNIIFLINNGGYTIEVEIHDGPYNVIKNWNYTGLVDAIHNGQGNCWTTKVFCEEDLIKAIEIATVEKKDCLCFIEVMAHKDDTSKELLEWGSRVSAANSRPPNPQ; translated from the exons atggatactAAGATCGGTAATGTAGATGTTGTTACTACTCCCAATGGCAATGTCGGTTGTCCTCCCAAAATCGGCGGTGCTAGTTGCGTACAGTCCTCCTCCGTACCATTCAACTCCACCGAAGCCACACTCGGCCGCCACCTCGCCCGCCGCCTCGTCCAGATTGGTATCTCCGACGTATTTTCCGTTCCCGGTGACTTCAACCTAACTCTACTTGATCATCTCATAGCTGAGCCCGGGCTCAATCTCGTAGGATGCTGCAACGAGCTAAATGCAGGATACGCTGCTGACGGATACGCTAGGTCTCGCGGCGTCGGTGCATGTGTTGTCACCTTCACCGTCGGTGGACTTAGTGTACTCAACGCCATTGCCGGTGCGTACAGTGAGAATCTTCCGATTATCTGTATTGTCGGTGGACCAAATTCCAACGATTATGGCACTAACAGAATTCTTCATCATACAATCGGATCGCCGGATTTCAGCCAAGAGCTTCGTTGCTTTCAGACAGTCACTTGCTATCAG GCTGTTGTGAATAATCTGGAAGATGCACATGAACTAATTGATACCGCAATATCAACTGCTCTGAAAGAAAGCAAGCCTGTTTACATCAGCGTCGGCTGTAATCTACCTGCAATTCCTCACCCAACTTTTAGCCGAGAACCAGTTCCATTTTCTCTATCCCGCAA GATGAGTAACAAAATGGGTTTAGAAGCCGCTGTTGAGGCTGCATCAATGTTCTTAAACAAGGCAGTGAAACCTGTAATGGTGGGTGGACCTAAACTCCGAGTTGCAAACGCCTGCCAAGCGTTTGTTGAAATGGCAGATGCTTCAGGCTATGCTCTTGCAGTAACCCCATCAGGAAAAGGGCTTGTTCCCGAACACCACCCTCACTTCATCGGAACATATTGGGGTGCTGTAAGCACTGCTTTCTGTGCAGAAATTGTTGAATCAGCTGATGCTTATGTGTTTGCTGGACCTATATTCAACGATTACAGCTCCGTAGGTTACTCTCTCCTTTTGAAAAAAGAGAAAGCACTCATTATACAACCCGATCGTGTCACCATTGGAAACGGGCCCACTTTTGGTTGTATTCTAATGAAGGATTTCTTGCAAGCGTTATCCAAAAAGCTTAAAAAGAATACCACTGCATATGAGAATTACCATCGGATATTCATCCCTGAAGGACACCCACTACAATGCGCCCCCAAAGAGCCATTAAGAGTCAATGTTCTCTTTGAACACATACAGAAAATGTTGTCAAGTGACACAGCTGTGATTGCTGAAACAGGGGACTCCTGGTTCAATTGTCAGAAACTTAAACTGCCACAAGGCTGTGG GTATGAATTCCAGATGCAATATGGGTCGATTGGTTGGTCAGTTGGTGCCACCCTTGGTTATGCACAGGCTGCAACCGATAAGAGGGTGATTGCTTGCATTGGTGATGGAAGTTTTCAGGTGACAGCTCAAGATGTGTCCACAATGCTACGATGTGGGCAAAAAAACATCATATTTCTGATAAACAATGGTGGCTACACCATTGAGGTAGAGATTCATGATGGGCCCTACAATGTGATCAAGAATTGGAACTACACAGGATTGGTTGACGCAATACATAACGGCCAGGGCAACTGTTGGACCACCAAG GTATTTTGTGAAGAGGATCTAATTAAAGCGATTGAGATTGCGACGGTGGAAAAGAAGGATTGTTTGTGTTTTATTGAGGTGATGGCCCACAAGGATGATACAAGCAAAGAGTTGTTGGAATGGGGTTCGAGAGTTTCGGCTGCTAATAGCCGTCCTCCCAACCCTCAGTAA